Proteins encoded within one genomic window of Equus caballus isolate H_3958 breed thoroughbred chromosome 20, TB-T2T, whole genome shotgun sequence:
- the LOC102150369 gene encoding E3 ubiquitin-protein ligase makorin-1 isoform X1: MDPGGLDGSGRGRESSPHSQRPRRHFARGACGWGPSCRFAQAGKAPQVCRYFQRGFCFHGDGCSYQHPQQPPSHLEWGRRHSEPHVTLPGPWLGLTRRGSEPTYLPSVAVGWGWASACGDTEPGLEGMASKAVEFGASSWKSLSPSCESSGALQFSLIAADGDHSYSLKPQPKSDPIQELVAPLQSLDLEGQQREQDSRDVVCGICMDKVWDKPEAERIFGILPNCTHAHCLGCLRTWRKSRQDFPLDVIKACPQCRVHSSYIIPHKFWVSKGAEKEQLIRNFKARTSQIHCRFFVRGNGRCPFKSDCIYLHQLPDNASTSDPPWPESMQLASGSEVLGTTAFLRGAEPEDEVFFTNCALAMAFWGSELLLDPNSSYHGLL, translated from the exons ATGGATCCTGGAGGGCTGGATGGCAGCGGCCGTGGCAGGGAGAGCAGCCCCCACTCCCAGCGGCCACGCAG GCACTTTGCGCGAGGGGCCTGTGGCTGGGGGCCGAGCTGCCGCTTTGCTCAGGCTGGGAAGGCGCCCCAGGTCTGCAGATACTTCCAGCGAGGCTTCTGCTTCCACGGAGATGGATGCAG CTATCAGCATCCACAGCAGCCCCCCAGCCATCTGGAGTGGGGCCGCCGCCATTCAGAGCCACACGTCACCCTGCCAGGACCCTGGCTGGGGCTGACCCGCAGGGGCTCCGAGCCCACCTACCTGCCCTCTGTGGCTGTGGGTTGGGGCTGGGCCAGTGCCTGCGGGGACACGGAGCCTGGCCTGGAGGGGATGGCCAGCAAGGCCGTGGAGTTTGGTGCCAGTTCCTGGAAGTCCCTGTCACCATCATGTGAGTCGTCTGGGGCACTGCAG TTTTCTCTGATAGCTGCTGACGGTGATCACAGCTACTCCCTGAAGCCTCAGCCTAAGTCAGACCCTATCCAGGAGCTCGTGGCCCCACTTCAGAGCCTGGACCTTGAGGGGCAGCAG agggagcaggaCAGTCGGGATGTTGTGTGTGGCATCTGCATGGACAAGGTGTGGGACAAGCCAGAGGCTGAGAGGATCTTCGGCATCCTGCCCAACTGCACCCACGCCCACTGCCTAGGCTGCCTGCGCACCTGGCGGAAGAGCCGACAGGACTTCCCGCTGGATGTCATCAA GGCCTGTCCCCAGTGCCGCGTCCACTCCAGCTACATCATCCCCCACAAATTCTGGGTGAGCAAAGGGGCTGAGAAGGAACAACTCATCAGGAACTTCAAGGCTCGGACCAG CCAGATCCACTGCCGGTTCTTTGTGCGGGGGAACGGCCGCTGCCCCTTCAAGTCTGACTGCATTTACCTGCACCAGCTCCCAGATAATGCCTCGACATCTGACCCTCCCTGGCCTGAGAGTATGCAGCTGGCCTCTGGGAGTGAG GTGCTGGGCACAACAGCGTTCCTAAGGGGCGCCGAGCCAGAGGACGAAGTGTTCTTCACCAACTGTGCCCTGGCCATGGCCTTCTGGGGTTCAGAACTCTTACTGGATCCTAACAGTTCTTACCATGGCCTCCTGTAA
- the LOC102150369 gene encoding E3 ubiquitin-protein ligase makorin-1 isoform X2, with translation MDPGGLDGSGRGRESSPHSQRPRRHFARGACGWGPSCRFAQAGKAPQVCRYFQRGFCFHGDGCSYQHPQQPPSHLEWGRRHSEPHVTLPGPWLGLTRRGSEPTYLPSVAVGWGWASACGDTEPGLEGMASKAVEFGASSWKSLSPSSADGDHSYSLKPQPKSDPIQELVAPLQSLDLEGQQREQDSRDVVCGICMDKVWDKPEAERIFGILPNCTHAHCLGCLRTWRKSRQDFPLDVIKACPQCRVHSSYIIPHKFWVSKGAEKEQLIRNFKARTSQIHCRFFVRGNGRCPFKSDCIYLHQLPDNASTSDPPWPESMQLASGSEVLGTTAFLRGAEPEDEVFFTNCALAMAFWGSELLLDPNSSYHGLL, from the exons ATGGATCCTGGAGGGCTGGATGGCAGCGGCCGTGGCAGGGAGAGCAGCCCCCACTCCCAGCGGCCACGCAG GCACTTTGCGCGAGGGGCCTGTGGCTGGGGGCCGAGCTGCCGCTTTGCTCAGGCTGGGAAGGCGCCCCAGGTCTGCAGATACTTCCAGCGAGGCTTCTGCTTCCACGGAGATGGATGCAG CTATCAGCATCCACAGCAGCCCCCCAGCCATCTGGAGTGGGGCCGCCGCCATTCAGAGCCACACGTCACCCTGCCAGGACCCTGGCTGGGGCTGACCCGCAGGGGCTCCGAGCCCACCTACCTGCCCTCTGTGGCTGTGGGTTGGGGCTGGGCCAGTGCCTGCGGGGACACGGAGCCTGGCCTGGAGGGGATGGCCAGCAAGGCCGTGGAGTTTGGTGCCAGTTCCTGGAAGTCCCTGTCACCATCAT CTGCTGACGGTGATCACAGCTACTCCCTGAAGCCTCAGCCTAAGTCAGACCCTATCCAGGAGCTCGTGGCCCCACTTCAGAGCCTGGACCTTGAGGGGCAGCAG agggagcaggaCAGTCGGGATGTTGTGTGTGGCATCTGCATGGACAAGGTGTGGGACAAGCCAGAGGCTGAGAGGATCTTCGGCATCCTGCCCAACTGCACCCACGCCCACTGCCTAGGCTGCCTGCGCACCTGGCGGAAGAGCCGACAGGACTTCCCGCTGGATGTCATCAA GGCCTGTCCCCAGTGCCGCGTCCACTCCAGCTACATCATCCCCCACAAATTCTGGGTGAGCAAAGGGGCTGAGAAGGAACAACTCATCAGGAACTTCAAGGCTCGGACCAG CCAGATCCACTGCCGGTTCTTTGTGCGGGGGAACGGCCGCTGCCCCTTCAAGTCTGACTGCATTTACCTGCACCAGCTCCCAGATAATGCCTCGACATCTGACCCTCCCTGGCCTGAGAGTATGCAGCTGGCCTCTGGGAGTGAG GTGCTGGGCACAACAGCGTTCCTAAGGGGCGCCGAGCCAGAGGACGAAGTGTTCTTCACCAACTGTGCCCTGGCCATGGCCTTCTGGGGTTCAGAACTCTTACTGGATCCTAACAGTTCTTACCATGGCCTCCTGTAA